The following coding sequences are from one Anguilla rostrata isolate EN2019 chromosome 16, ASM1855537v3, whole genome shotgun sequence window:
- the LOC135241925 gene encoding galanin receptor type 1-like isoform X2 → MSKKSERSKKKTAQTVLLVVTAFLICWMPHHIIAMWVEFGRFPLNDASFAFRLLSHCLAYGNSCVNPILYAFLSENFRKACQQVFACRLLFPPPPAEKVVRIRMENFSTTHSTTNL, encoded by the coding sequence ACGGCCCAGACGGTCCTGCTGGTGGTCACCGCCTTCCTGATCTGCTGGATGCCCCATCACATCATCGCCATGTGGGTGGAGTTCGGCCGGTTCCCGCTGAACGACGCCTCCTTCGCCTTCCGCCTCCTCTCGCACTGCCTGGCCTACGGCAACTCCTGCGTCAACCCCATCCTCTACGCCTTCCTGTCGGAGAACTTCCGCAAGGCCTGCCAGCAGGTCTTCGCCTGCCGCCTCCTcttcccgccgccgccggcggAGAAGGTGGTGCGCATCCGCATGGAGAACTTCTCCACCACGCACTCCACCACCAACTTGTGA